A single region of the Microthrixaceae bacterium genome encodes:
- a CDS encoding heme ABC transporter ATP-binding protein, which yields MTRMIFGATPRVPSPVELGDVVLSAKDLSVTIAGNTILDKVSLEVRSGEIVALVGPNGAGKSTLLAAITGDRDCDSGTVEIGNAPASEWTQLELAMRRSVLLQRIEMSFPFAVAEVIRMGREPWRNTDLEDEDDEAMAWAVEATDVGHLLDRSFTTLSGGEQARAALARTLSQRTALLMLDEPTAALDIAHQEQVLRVARERARLGDAVVVVLHDLALAASYSDRVVILSEGRVVASGSPIDVMTDELLSSVYGCRIETMAHPRTGALLIFPVRDDVDSFAQG from the coding sequence ATGACGCGCATGATTTTCGGCGCCACGCCGAGGGTCCCGTCGCCGGTCGAACTCGGCGATGTCGTGTTGTCAGCGAAGGACCTCAGCGTCACGATCGCGGGCAACACGATCCTCGACAAGGTGTCCCTCGAGGTCCGATCCGGTGAGATCGTCGCGCTCGTGGGCCCCAACGGGGCCGGCAAGTCGACGCTGCTCGCAGCGATCACCGGTGATCGCGACTGCGACAGCGGCACGGTCGAGATCGGCAACGCGCCGGCATCGGAGTGGACCCAACTCGAGTTGGCCATGCGTCGCAGCGTGCTGTTGCAGCGCATCGAGATGTCGTTTCCGTTCGCGGTCGCCGAGGTCATTCGGATGGGACGCGAGCCGTGGCGCAACACCGACCTTGAAGACGAGGACGACGAGGCGATGGCTTGGGCGGTCGAGGCGACCGACGTCGGCCACCTGCTCGATCGGTCGTTCACAACGTTGTCGGGTGGCGAGCAGGCGAGAGCTGCGCTGGCCAGAACACTTTCGCAGCGCACAGCGCTGTTGATGCTCGACGAGCCGACCGCTGCGCTCGACATCGCCCACCAGGAACAGGTGTTGCGGGTCGCCCGTGAGCGGGCCCGACTCGGCGATGCGGTGGTGGTGGTGCTGCATGATCTGGCGCTTGCCGCGTCGTACTCGGACCGTGTGGTGATCTTGTCCGAGGGACGCGTGGTGGCCAGCGGATCGCCGATCGACGTGATGACCGATGAGTTGTTGAGCTCGGTGTATGGCTGTCGTATCGAAACCATGGCTCATCCCCGCACCGGCGCACTGTTGATCTTCCCGGTGCGCGACGACGTCGATTCGTTCGCTCAGGGCTGA